One Vicia villosa cultivar HV-30 ecotype Madison, WI unplaced genomic scaffold, Vvil1.0 ctg.003445F_1_1, whole genome shotgun sequence DNA segment encodes these proteins:
- the LOC131641003 gene encoding zinc finger BED domain-containing protein RICESLEEPER 2-like gives MKEIIYSKGMSQVQSSDLDASSTQSGLNSNLIQGEITQPPTPLEQSNEVTNDEETVNKKRKVGEASTLATSNDPNVAAGDSGNRKPIKSRSWTWEHFTKIGSRAKCNWCDVTYAADSQRNGTSNLKHHLLNQCKKFPKESLDPTQQTLVLQQLQKEEGNGSGSVLTSVHFDVEACRKALARMIIVDELAFKFVEGEGFLHFMSVVQPKLSIPKRVTIARDCWDLYKSEKQKLKSVLSKSNQCVCLTTDCWTSVQNLSYICLTAHFIDHDWKIHKRILNFCPIVNHKGVTIGKKIEKCLEEWLIGNVFTITVDNASSNDIAITYLKNTMNDWNSHPLKGEHMHVRCCAHILNLVVQDGLEDYHSSISKIRNAVRYVRASPGRMDRFKTCVKEARLQENSIVQLDVSTRWNSTYLMLESALKFQKAFKRLSEKCVDFVLMKGGIPNNADWDNAKCFVNFLKIFFDITKKVSGSTFVTSSQYFSKHIRILTTLKGWIELKSSDNLLGNMAENMKVKYDKYWGDVEKMNMLIFVTVVLDPRHKMQFVRWGLNRAYGKDVAESLSKKTEETIYKIFESYRLFLELKAPEDAFALEVEMNMNLNDCMQKNEVDLYLMESLEKKCPGFDILNWWKVNSNKYPILGKMARDVLAMPVSTVASKSAFSTGGRVLTCYRSSLTPKIVEALICTQNWCKSSPVSVDIEELVDELENLELELAPIPQLNEGLSDIDSD, from the exons ATGAAAGAAATAATCTATAGCAAAG GAATGAGCCAAGTACAATCCTCTGATCTTGATGCTTCATCTACTCAATCCGGTCTTAATAGCAACCTCATTCAG GGTGAAATAACTCAACCTCCAACTCCATtggaacaaagtaatgaagtgacTAATGATGAAGAAACTGTTAATAAGAAAAGGAAAGTTGGAGAAGCTTCAACGTTGGCCACATCCAATGATCCTAATGTTGCTGCTGGAGATTCAGGTAACAGAAAACCTATTAAATCTAGATCTTGGACTTGGGAGCATTTTACAAAAATAGGATCAAGAGCCAAGTGTAATTGGTGTGATGTAACATATGCCGCTGATTCACAAAGAAATGGCACTAGTAATTTGAAACACCATTTGTTGAACCAATGTAAGAAGTTTCCCAAAGAGTCTCTTGATCCCACTCAACAGACTCTTGTTCTCCAACAACTGCAAAAAGAAGAAGGGAATGGATCTGGTAGTGTTCTCACTAGTGTCCATTTTGATGTTGAGGCATGTAGGAAAGCGTTAGCTAGGATGATTATTGTTGATGAATTGGCTTTTAAATTTGTAGAGGGAGAGGGGTTTCTTCATTTTATGAGTGTCGTGCAACCTAAACTCTCAATTCCTAAAAGGGTTACAATTGCTAGAGATTGTTGGGATTTGTACAAGAGTGAGAAACAAAAGTTAAAAAGTGTGTTAAGCAAATCAAATCAATGTGTATGTCTTACAACTGATTGTTGGACATCTGTGCAAAATTTAAGTTATATCTGTCTCACTGCACATTTCATTGATCATGATTGGAAAATCCATAAAAGGATTCTGAATTTCTGTCCAATTGTGAATCACAAAGGAGTAACCATTggcaaaaaaattgaaaaatgtttGGAGGAATGGCTAATAGGTAATGTTTTCACCATTACGGTGGATAATGCTAGTTCCAATGATATCGCAATCACTTACTTGAAAAATACAATGAATGATTGGAATTCACATCCATTGAAAGGGGAACATATGCATGTTCGGTGCTGTGCACATATTCTGAATCTGGTGGTCCAAGATGGACTCGAAGACTATCATTCTTCAATTAGTAAGATTAGGAATGCTGTTAGATATGTTCGTGCGTCTCCGGGTCGTATGGATAGGTTTAAAACCTGTGTTAAGGAAGCTAGGTTACAAGAAAACTCAATTGTTCAGTTGGATGTTTCCACTAGGTGGAATTCCACATATCTTATGCTCGAAAGTGCATTGAAGTTTCAGAAGGCATTTAAGAGATTGAGTGAGAAGTGTGTTGATTTTGTGTTGATGAAAGGTGGTATTCCAAATAATGCAGATTGGGATAATGCAAAGTGTTTTGTTAATttcttgaaaatattttttgatattaCAAAGAAAGTTTCAGGTTCTACTTTTGTAACCTCTTCTCAATATTTCAGCAAACATATTAGGATATTGACTACTTTGAAAGGGTGGATAGAATTAAAAAGTTCAGATAACTTGCTTGGAAATATGGCTGAAAATATGAAAGTTAAGTATGATAAATATTGGGGTGATGTTGAGAAAATGAATATGCTGATATTTGTTACTGTTGTGCTTGATCCTCGACATAAGATGCAGTTTGTTAGGTGGGGCTTGAATAGGGCATATGGAAAGGATGTTGCTGAATCATTGTCTAAAAAAACAGAGGAgacaatatataaaatatttgagagTTATAGGCTTTTCCTTG AACTTAAAGCACCTGAGGATGCATTTGCTTTGGAGGTTGAGATGAACATGAATCTCAATGATTGCATGCAGAAAAATGAAGTGGATTTGTATCTCATGGAGAGTTTGGAGAAGAAATGTCCTGGTTTTGATATCTTGAACTGGTGGAAGGTGAATTCCAACAAGTATCCTATTCTCGGTAAAATGGCTAGAGATGTATTAGCCATGCCTGTGTCTACTGTAGCTTCGAAATCCGCTTTCTCTACCGGAGGTAGAGTGCTTACTTGTTATAGAAGCTCTCTCACGCCAAAAATAGTTGAAGCTTTAATTTGTACACAAAATTGGTGTAAATCTTCCCCAGTTTCGGTCGATATTGAAGAGCTTGTGGATGAGTTAGAAAATCTGGAATTAG AACTTGCTCCAATCCCACAATTGAATGAAGGTCTATCTGATATAGATTCTGATTAG
- the LOC131641008 gene encoding uncharacterized protein LOC131641008: MAFHVACPITCRRICFCALGFPRSLNGTIANSNSNNDAANGFLNDVSVLGDFIADARKEDSTIQVAVPKVVPPPPEVVPVSGDLVDESASMKAKRVALQRKGAAAMIAAEEYARKFESGDLLDTSGNLIGEEQGQSNVKVFCRMCNRVESEGSEKAKKMLSCKSCSKKYHRNCLRSWSNNRDLFHWSSWTCRACRICEACRRTGDPSKFMFCKRCDGAYHCYCLQPPHKNVSTGPYLCPKHTKCHSCASNVPGNGLSVRWFLGYTCCDACGRLFVKGNYCPVCLKVYRDSESTPMVCCDNCQRWVHCQCDNISDERYHQFQVDGNLQYTCPTCRGECYQVKNLEDAVQELWRRKNDTDRDLITSLRAAAGLPTQEEIFSISPYSDDEDSGPLKLKSDSARSLKFSFKNFPNNSPIKIKDYGKKSSNKTAKKKDSLSFMTGKVDAHHSFEGHSDVKSLHSFDDDKNDDDLQSQRNEGPDVYSSPATGSLSQTELSFPVNRPSILKRKFVDEVMVSDEERKTRVVRIKSNKANVLDSEEESGKHGDKTQNVKGKKLVINLGARKINVASSPLSDNASFQRDQDLVNANGNENLAHLMKGNKYALDRQDGMARHVDGKGSRVDSGQLKHLKVSGREGNMIKLGKVKPSVSELNLTSGRGNMSDGCEVDHLERSHIMRGKRSTHGMNNQVGLDSTSRGERAYLARQSEGSSDVYDETHDNNHTPSHSLPKDSKTLLRFKFKRPSIESQNSPHQEEEKTTVKGQRSKRKRPSPFKEKTLFNDSEGVSQSSGDNINHENMDANWILMKLGSDAIGKRVEVHQTSDNSWHKGEVTDTVEGTSKLHVTYDDGRVSILELRKQGVRFVPQKQKRSKT; this comes from the exons ATGGCATTTCACGTTGCTTGTCCAATTACATG TCGAAGAATCTGTTTCTGTGCGTTAGGGTTTCCGCGTTCTCTCAATGGAACCATCGCCAACAGCAACAGCAACAACGACGCTGCCAATGGTTTTCTCAACGACGTTTCTGTGCTCGGAGATTTCATTGCTGATGCTCGGAAAGAGGACTCTACGATCCAAGTTGCGGTTCCCAAGGTTGTGCCGCCGCCTCCGGAGGTTGTTCCGGTTAGCGGTGATTTGGTTGACGAGTCTGCGTCTATGAAAGCGAAGCGTGTTGCGCTTCAGAGGAAAGGTGCGGCGGCTATGATTGCGGCTGAGGAGTATGCGAGGAAGTTTGAGTCTGGTGATTTGCTG GATACTTCGGGAAATCTTATTGGAGAAGAACAGGGTCAATCCAATGTTAAGGTCTTTTGTCGAATGTGCAATCGCGTTGAGAGTGAAGGAAGCGAGAAAGCGAAAAAGATGCTTTCGTGCAAAAGTTGCAGTAAGAAGTACCATAGGAACTGCTTGAGAAGTTGGTCTAATAATAGAG ATTTATTTCATTGGAGTTCGTGGACTTGTCGTGCTTGCCGAATATGTGAG GCTTGTAGACGGACTGGTGATCCAAGTAAGTTCATGTTTTGCAAAAGATGTGATGGTGCTTACCACTGCTACTGCCTGCAGCCTCCTCATAAG AATGTTAGTACTGGGCCCTATTTGTGCCCAAAACACACAAAGTGTCACAGTTGCGCATCCAATGTCCCTGGAAATGGACTAAGTGTGAG GTGGTTTCTGGGATACACGTGCTGTGATGCATGTGGAAGATTGTTTGTGAAAGGAAATTACTGCCCTGTTTGTCTGAAG GTTTACAGAGATTCAGAATCAACACCAATGGTTTGCTGTGATAATTGCCAACGCTGGGTACATTGTCAGTGTGATAATATTAG TGATGAAAGATATCACCAATTTCAAGTAGATGGAAATCTGCAGTATACATGTCCTACTTGTCGTGGAGAATGTTATCAG GTCAAGAATCTTGAAGATGCTGTTCAAGAGCTTTGGAGGAGAAAGAATGACACAGATAGAGATTTAATTACCAGTCTGAGGGCTGCAGCTGGATTACCAACACAAGAAGAAATATTTTCTATTTCACCATATTCTGACGATGAGGATAGTGGGCCTTTAAAGTTAAAGAGTGATTCTGCACGTTCCCTTAAGTTTTCTTTTAAGAATTTTCCCAATAACTCACCTATTAAGATAAAAGATTATGGAAAGAAATCTTCAAACAAGACTGCCAAGAAAAAGGATTCTCTGTCATTCATGACTGGTAAAGTTGATGCACACCATAGTTTTGAAGGACACAGTGATGTTAAATCTTTGCATAGCTTCGATGATGATAAAAATGATGATGACCTGCAATCCCAGAGAAATGAAGGTCCTGATGTTTATTCATCACCTGCTACCGGAAGCCTGAGTCAAACTGAATTATCTTTTCCTGTCAACCGTCCAAGTATTTTGAAACGTAAGTTTGTTGATGAGGTGATGGTCAGTGATGAAGAAAGGAAAACCAGAGTTGTTCGAATTAAAAGCAATAAGGCAAATGTTTTGGATAGTGAAGAGGAGAGTGGAAAACATGGTGATAAGACTCAGAATGTAAAAGGGAAAAAGTTGGTTATAAATTTGGGAGCACGTAAGATCAATGTAGCTAGTTCTCCGCTGTCTGATAATGCAAGCTTCCAAAGAGATCAAGATCTAGTTAATGCAAATG GAAATGAAAATCTAGCTCATTTGATGAAGGGAAACAAGTATGCATTAGATAGACAGGATGGAATGGCTAGACATGTTGATGGCAAAG GAAGTAGGGTTGACTCTGGCCAATTAAAACATTTAAAGGTTTCAGGAAGAGAAGGAAATATGATCAAGTTGGGAAAAGTTAAGCCAAGTGTTTCTGAACTCAACCTTACCTCTGGTAGAGGCAATATGTCTGATGGGTGTGAAGTTGATCATTTAGAGCGATCTCACATTATGCGGGGTAAACGTAGTACTCATGGAATGAACAATCAAGTTGGATTAGATTCAACATCAAGAGGTGAAAGGGCGTATTTGGCGAGGCAGTCTGAAGGTAGCTCTGATGTATATGACGAGACACATGACAATAATCACACGCCTTCACATTCTTTGCCAAAAGATTCTAAAACTTTACTGAGATTTAAATTCAAAAGGCCTAGCATTGAAAGTCAAAATTCTCCCCATCAGGAAGAGGAGAAGACCACAGTCAAGGGTCAGAGGTCAAAAAGGAAGAGGCCTTCACCTTTCAAAGAAAAAACATTGTTTAATGACTCTGAAGGTGTTAGTCAATCTTCTGGAGACAATATAAATCATGAGAACATGGATGCAAACTGGATTTTGATGAAATTGGGAAGTGATGCAATTGGAAAGAGAGTTGAAGTTCATCAGACATCGGACAATTCTTG GCACAAGGGAGAGGTTACTGACACAGTTGAAGGCACCTCAAAGTTACATGTTACTTACGATGATGGAAGAGTTAGTATCTTGGAACTCAGAAAGCAGGGGGTCCGTTTTGTTCCTCAAAAGCAAAAGAGATCAAAAACATGA